A genomic segment from Nicotiana sylvestris chromosome 1, ASM39365v2, whole genome shotgun sequence encodes:
- the LOC138876891 gene encoding serine/threonine-protein phosphatase 7 long form homolog produces the protein MTRGHYLDMMGQFTGYRPQGDAVQRGGSRVALSGIRDHMAFLHPDITSEMEDLHIERYTRLALLLLFGCVLFPNTSGSLVSMRFLHHLQQLDDLPLYSWGDAVLAYLYRSMCQASMLCAVDICGFLPLLQRIMSLQTPLPPLAPGEAYPFLPLASRWVLRRGNYRGTDAHHNLLLVRDMLDMLVAEQFIWTPYSNELLAQLPNYCLVDQLLWSTSVPMIFFYVVEYHATECVLRQFHRPQPIPEEPAWVPTHYQRDDRVRVDDIFMGWLEQQVYIWEQREYRIPPPPSFTQEATIHLYSSWYRRHTRLVIGNPIHVLGERYRPYAGRHESLAIGHHMVYQLGQEIQQHANSVALVEYGRWVVDLARRTLFQARDGMSLDHEAQYAVPEDYHRVEDRLTRDVDGRRRLSYASSPAVDADLPHAQASSQPIFEATTCFDEDTTDAYTQEADETTVVDGPTAYSSDPASCGVDAVTHPHIKRWLDDDDPDSVRGRQGMQLRPATALKHTGCWTH, from the exons ATGACGCGTGGACATTATTTGGATATGATGGGGCAGTTTACTGGTTATAGACCTCAGGGTGACGCTGTACAGAGAGGGGGCAGTCGCGTTGCTTTGTCAGGCATCAGAGATCATATGGCGTTTTTGCACCCAGATATTACCAGCGAGATGGAGGATCTCCATATTGAGAGGTACACGCGATTGGCGTTGCTCCTGCTTTTTGGatgtgtcttgttcccgaacacttcggggagtcTAGTGAGTATGCGTTTTCTCCATCATCTTCAGCAGCTGGATGATTTACCCTTGTACAGCTGGGGTGATGCTGTTCTCGCATACCTGTATAGGAGCATGTGCCAGGCGAGCATGCTTTGCGCGGTGGACATATGTGGATTTCTGCCcctcctacag CGGATCATGTCGTTGCAGACACCTCTACCACCACTTGCGCCCGGTGAGGCTtatccgtttctccctctagcttctaggtgggttctccggcgtgggaactaccgagggaccgatgctcatcataatctcctccTTGTCAGGGATATGTTAGATATGCTGGTGGCCGaacag TTCATTTGGACGCCATACAGCAACGAGTTGCTAGCTCAGCTGCCCAATTATTGCTTAGTCGACCAATTGCTTTGGAGCACCTCCGTCCCGATGATTTTCTTCTATGTGGTTGAGTATCATGCCACAGAGTGTGTGCTTCGCCAGTTTCACCGTCCCCAGCCTATACCGGAGGAGCCTGCATGGGTCCCTACACACTATCAGCGGGATGACCGTGTCAGGGTGGACGATATATTTATGGGATGGCTAGAGCAGCAGGTCTATATTTGGGAGCAGCGAGAGTACCGTATTCCGCCACCACCTTCATTTACCCAGGAGGCCACTATTCATCTGTATTCGTCATGGTACCGTCGTCACACCCGACTGGTgatcgggaaccccattcatgtacttggcgagCGCTATAGACCATACGCTGGGAGGCACGAGTCATTG GCTATTGGGCATCACATGGtctaccagttgggacaggagatACAACAGCATGCCAACAGTGTTGCACTCGTTGAGTATGGCCGGTGGGTGGTAGATCTGGCTCGTCGGACCCTGTTTCAAGCGAGAGATGGCATGAGCTTGGATCACGAGGCTCAATATGCGGTGCCAGAGGACTACCATCGGG TTGAGGATCGGCTGACCCGGGACGTGGATGGCAGGCGCAGGTTGAGTTATGCTTCATCCCCGGCGGTTGATGCGGATCTACCACATgcgcag GCTTCATCCCAGCCCATCTTTGAGGCCACTACATGCTTTGATGAGGATACCACGGATGCATATACTCAGGAGGCCGACGAGACCACG gttgtTGACGGCCCGACAGCCTATTCTTCCGATCCTGCCAGCTGTGGTGTCGATGCTGTTAcacatcctcacataaagaggtggcttgatgatgatgatccagatAGTGTACGCGGGCGACAGGGGATGCAACTAAGGCCAGCAACAgcactgaagcacacaggctgcTGGACTCATTGA